A single genomic interval of Spinacia oleracea cultivar Varoflay chromosome 6, BTI_SOV_V1, whole genome shotgun sequence harbors:
- the LOC110797869 gene encoding uncharacterized protein isoform X2: protein MASSSRNLPEGERTINLDTQSLLSQLDSTTQQPKKKRQGPFRGPSRALKYKKLRSTEPGKVKVHIPSSLGAAVGKNANQFVGECADWVKEICPLNVQSWNDMPEDAIDRLYSRIHAKFDFGEGAHIPKAIHIQCSNLYRHWRERLKADHFTKCKSLKEAERACPATIDLTQWRWLIYNYWGNPKQREKSEKNRANALSKKIKSACGAKSTARIIYELELEAENEQEVNEDEQEVNETNGDPIYLKLWEKSKRHKNGKFDDEAEIKYKAFKELHEKEVREKGADNLILDIAYKEVLGYRSGYARGLGKGHPVLSKDGKKGRAELEANVEHLQNENSMIRAEFESHKMEAKKKQQELEQKLQLIMDKIGLT from the exons ATGGCTTCTAGCTCAAGAAATTTGCCCGAAG GAGAAAGAACAATCAATCTAGACACTCAATCATTATTATCGCAACTAGACTCTACCACTCAACAACCTAAGAAAAAAAGACAAG gTCCTTTTCGAGGTCCAAGTAGAGCACTTAAATATAAAAAACTGAGAAGTACCGAACCAGGAAAGGTTAAGGTTCATATTCCATCCTCATTGGGAGCTGCTGTGGGTAAGAATGCAAACCAATTTGTGGGTGAATGTGCTGattgggtgaaggaaatatgcccTCTTAATGTTCAAAGCTGGAATGATATGCCTGAAGACGCAATAGATCGGTTGTATAGTAGGATTCAT GCAAAGTTTGACTTCGGTGAAGGTGCACACATTCCAAAAGCGATACACATTCAGTGCTCTAACCTTTATAGGCATTGGAGAGAAAGGTTGAAGGCTGACCATTTTACAAAGTGCAAAAGTTTGAAAGAAGCAGAACGTGCTTGTCCAGCAACTATAGACCTTACCCAATGGAGGTGGCTTATATATAATTATTGGGGCAATCCTAAACAGAGG GAAAAGAGTGAAAAGAATCGGGCGAATGCTCTTTCAAAGAAGATCAAGTCCGCATGTGGTGCCAAATCAACCGCTAGGATAATTTATGAATTG GAACTTGAGGCAGAAAATGAGCAGGAGGTCAATGAAGATGAGCAGgaggtcaatgaaactaatgGTGATCCTATATATTTGAAGTTATGGGAAAAGTCAAAGAG GCATAAAAATGGGAAGTTTGACGATGAGGCCGAAATCAAGTACAAGGCATTTAAAGAGTTACATGAAAAAGAAGTCAGAGAGAAAGGAGCTGACAATCTTATTTTGGATATTGCCTACAAAGAAGTGCTTGGATATCGTTCGGGTTATGCACGTGGGTTAGGTAAAGGTCACCCTGTGTTATCCAAGGATGGGAAGAAAGGAAGAGCAGAGCTAGAAGCTAATGTGGAGCATCTGCAGAATGAAAATAGCATGATCAGAGCAGAATTTGAGTCACATAAAATGGAGGCTAAGAAGAAACAGCAAGAATTAGAACAAAAGCTTCAGTTAATCATGGACAAGATTGGCTTGACATAA
- the LOC110797869 gene encoding uncharacterized protein isoform X3 yields the protein MAARLPLTYFICVLFCLGPFRGPSRALKYKKLRSTEPGKVKVHIPSSLGAAVGKNANQFVGECADWVKEICPLNVQSWNDMPEDAIDRLYSRIHAKFDFGEGAHIPKAIHIQCSNLYRHWRERLKADHFTKCKSLKEAERACPATIDLTQWRWLIYNYWGNPKQREKSEKNRANALSKKIKSACGAKSTARIIYELELEAENEQEVNEDEQEVNETNGDPIYLKLWEKSKRHKNGKFDDEAEIKYKAFKELHEKEVREKGADNLILDIAYKEVLGYRSGYARGLGKGHPVLSKDGKKGRAELEANVEHLQNENSMIRAEFESHKMEAKKKQQELEQKLQLIMDKIGLT from the exons ATGGCTGCCCGGCTGCCCCTGACTTATTTTAtttgtgttcttttttgtttaggTCCTTTTCGAGGTCCAAGTAGAGCACTTAAATATAAAAAACTGAGAAGTACCGAACCAGGAAAGGTTAAGGTTCATATTCCATCCTCATTGGGAGCTGCTGTGGGTAAGAATGCAAACCAATTTGTGGGTGAATGTGCTGattgggtgaaggaaatatgcccTCTTAATGTTCAAAGCTGGAATGATATGCCTGAAGACGCAATAGATCGGTTGTATAGTAGGATTCAT GCAAAGTTTGACTTCGGTGAAGGTGCACACATTCCAAAAGCGATACACATTCAGTGCTCTAACCTTTATAGGCATTGGAGAGAAAGGTTGAAGGCTGACCATTTTACAAAGTGCAAAAGTTTGAAAGAAGCAGAACGTGCTTGTCCAGCAACTATAGACCTTACCCAATGGAGGTGGCTTATATATAATTATTGGGGCAATCCTAAACAGAGG GAAAAGAGTGAAAAGAATCGGGCGAATGCTCTTTCAAAGAAGATCAAGTCCGCATGTGGTGCCAAATCAACCGCTAGGATAATTTATGAATTG GAACTTGAGGCAGAAAATGAGCAGGAGGTCAATGAAGATGAGCAGgaggtcaatgaaactaatgGTGATCCTATATATTTGAAGTTATGGGAAAAGTCAAAGAG GCATAAAAATGGGAAGTTTGACGATGAGGCCGAAATCAAGTACAAGGCATTTAAAGAGTTACATGAAAAAGAAGTCAGAGAGAAAGGAGCTGACAATCTTATTTTGGATATTGCCTACAAAGAAGTGCTTGGATATCGTTCGGGTTATGCACGTGGGTTAGGTAAAGGTCACCCTGTGTTATCCAAGGATGGGAAGAAAGGAAGAGCAGAGCTAGAAGCTAATGTGGAGCATCTGCAGAATGAAAATAGCATGATCAGAGCAGAATTTGAGTCACATAAAATGGAGGCTAAGAAGAAACAGCAAGAATTAGAACAAAAGCTTCAGTTAATCATGGACAAGATTGGCTTGACATAA
- the LOC110775771 gene encoding uncharacterized protein isoform X1, whose product MKAALLWTMSDFPAYGNLSGWSTCGKLACPTCHKHTWHKRLKHGSKECFKGTRMFLEPDHRWRNDKKSFDGEKERRPPPIPLSGDEILEAFDGVPNVIFGKKRKRSDRYLFDQWKKLSIFFRLPYWSKLLIRHNLDVMHIEKNICDSILGTILDIPNKTKDTLKARKDLKEMNVHHNLIPIKIGDKYVIPRAPYQLTSIERRKVLEFLSKVKVPDGYSSNIARCASMEDGKISNMKSHDCHVFLQDLLKPAFQGILPKEVLEPLVELSLFFKQLCSKTLKIDVLEKMEKSIAITLCKLEKVFVPAFFDIMVHLPIHLANEAKIAGPVQYRWQYRFEREMHTMKPTVSNKAQPEGSIANARIMEECLSFISRYLNGIETKFNRMSRNDMDRQESLLFKLSVFQKKGNPLGKRTFKQLSFLDWKQAQLYVLMNCQEVQPFIGEYTTIHGPKPSLVDWFRSQIWKLYTEGDPRVTTELLSLSRGPSKSVKNYQGYYVNGYRFHTKKRQRRRKTQNSGVIVKGDAESGEKDFFGVLKEVIELEYDAPNSGDTEPIVVLFRCVWFDVYRRGIKRDKFGGVSLNFKKFLGTNEPFAMASQVGQVYYVRAHNEPDWRIVIKTVPRNFYNFPIVEVDGSDDDHDDVGLDFEVPNSVEGDGDDGDDDDDDDVLLPRNDVPPELVNASDFELENEVVNEEEEEEEDSEQDEQRELDDEEEEEEEIPGGLYDLDSE is encoded by the exons ATGAAGGCAGCGCTATTGTGGACAATGAGTGATTTTCCTGCTTACGGGAATCTGTCTGGTTGGAGTACTTGTGGTAAACTTGCTTGCCCAACATGTCATAAGCATACTTGGCACAAGCGGTTAAAGCATGGATCGAAAGAATGCTTTAAAGGTACTCGTATGTTCTTGGAACCCGATCATAGGTGGAGAAATGACAAGAAATCTTTTGATGGGGAAAAGGAGAGACGACCACCTCCTATTCCTTTGTCAGGGGATGAGATATTAGAGGCATTTGATGGTGTCCCCAATGTGATTTTTGGGAAGAAGCGAAAGAGAAGCGATCGATACTTGTTTGACCAATGGAAGAAGTTGAGCATCTTCTTTAGACTTCCTTATTGGAGTAAGCTTTTGATAAGACACAACTTAGATGTCATGCATATTGAAAAGAACATTTGTGACAGTATATTAGGAACAATACTTGATATTCCTAACAAGACAAAAGACACCTTGAAAGCTCGAAAGGATTTGAAGGAGATGAATGTGCATCATAATTTAATTCCTATTAAGATAGGTGATAAATATGTCATCCCTAGAGCACCATATCAGTTGACATCTATAGAGAGGCGTAAAGTATTGGAGTTCTTGTCCAAGGTTAAAGTGCCAGATGGTTACTCTTCTAACATAGCTCGATGTGCAAGTATGGAAGATGGAAAAATCTCAAACATGAAAAGTCATGATTGTCATGTGTTCTTGCAAGATTTGCTTAAACCGGCATTTCAAGGTATCTTACCTAAGGAGGTGCTAGAACCTTTGGTTGAGCTTAGCTTATTTTTTAAGCAATTGTGTTCTAAAACTCTAAAAATTGATGTGTTGGAGAAGATGGAAAAGAGTATTGCAATTACTCTTTGCAAGCTTGAAAAGGTATTTGTTCCGGCTTTCTTTGATATTATGGTCCACCTTCCAATCCACTTGGCCAATGAGGCCAAGATAGCTGGCCCAGTGCAGTATCGTTGGCAATATCGGTTTGAAAG GGAAATGCACACAATGAAACCTACTGTGAGTAACAAAGCACAACCAGAAGGCTCGATAGCTAATGCACGCATAATGGAAGAATGTCTTTCCTTTATATCTAGATATCTAAATGGGATTGAGACCAAGTTCAATCGCATGAGTAGAAATGACATGGATAGGCAAGAATCTCTGTTGTTTAAGTTATCAGTTTTCCAAAAGAAGGGGAATCCACTAGGCAAAAGAACATTTAAGCAATTGAGCTTTTTGGATTGGAAGCAAGCTCAATTGTATGTTCTGATGAATTGTCAAGAAGTACAACCATTTATAGG AGAGTACACCACTATACATGGGCCAAAACCAAGTCTAGTTGATTGGTTTCGATCTCAG ATTTGGAAGCTTTACACGGAGGGGGATCCAAGAGTAACAACTGAGTTACTATCATTGTCACGAGGCCCGAGTAAGAGTGTGAAAAACTATCAAGGATACTATGTAAATGGGTATCGCTTTCACACTAAGAAGCGTCAAAGAAGGCGAAAGACGCAAAATAGTGGAGTAATTGTTAAAGGAGATGCAGAGAGTGGAGAAAAGGACTTCTTCGGGGTTTTGAAAGAAGTCATAGAACTTGAATATGATGCACCAAATAGTGGGGATACAGAACCTATTGTGGTGTTATTTCGATGTGTTTGGTTTGATGTTTATCGGCGAGGGATAAAAAGAGATAAGTTTGGCGGCGTAAGTCTCAATTTCAAAAAGTTCTTAGGGACCAATGAGCCATTTGCTATGGCATCTCAAGTAGGGCAAGTTTATTATGTTAGGGCACATAATGAGCCAGATTGGAGAATTGTTATTAAGACTGTCCCTCGTAATTTCTACAATTTCCCTATTGTTGAGGTAGATGGCTCCGATGATGATCATGACGACGTTGGATTGGACTTTGAAGTACCAAATTCAGTGGAAGGTGATGGAGATGAtggagatgatgatgatgatgatgatgttctCTTACCAAGAAATGATGTTCCTCCAGAGTTGGTGAATGCAAGTGATTTTGAGTTGGAAAATGAGGTTGTGAatgaagaggaagaagaagaagaagatagtGAGCAAGATGAGCAACGTGAGCTAgacgatgaagaagaagaagaagaagaaatccCTGGGGGCTTGTATGACTTGGACAGTGAATAA
- the LOC110775771 gene encoding uncharacterized protein isoform X2 has product MIVMCSCKICLNRHFKMEKSIAITLCKLEKVFVPAFFDIMVHLPIHLANEAKIAGPVQYRWQYRFEREMHTMKPTVSNKAQPEGSIANARIMEECLSFISRYLNGIETKFNRMSRNDMDRQESLLFKLSVFQKKGNPLGKRTFKQLSFLDWKQAQLYVLMNCQEVQPFIGEYTTIHGPKPSLVDWFRSQIWKLYTEGDPRVTTELLSLSRGPSKSVKNYQGYYVNGYRFHTKKRQRRRKTQNSGVIVKGDAESGEKDFFGVLKEVIELEYDAPNSGDTEPIVVLFRCVWFDVYRRGIKRDKFGGVSLNFKKFLGTNEPFAMASQVGQVYYVRAHNEPDWRIVIKTVPRNFYNFPIVEVDGSDDDHDDVGLDFEVPNSVEGDGDDGDDDDDDDVLLPRNDVPPELVNASDFELENEVVNEEEEEEEDSEQDEQRELDDEEEEEEEIPGGLYDLDSE; this is encoded by the exons ATGATTGTCATGTGTTCTTGCAAGATTTGCTTAAACCGGCATTTCAAG ATGGAAAAGAGTATTGCAATTACTCTTTGCAAGCTTGAAAAGGTATTTGTTCCGGCTTTCTTTGATATTATGGTCCACCTTCCAATCCACTTGGCCAATGAGGCCAAGATAGCTGGCCCAGTGCAGTATCGTTGGCAATATCGGTTTGAAAG GGAAATGCACACAATGAAACCTACTGTGAGTAACAAAGCACAACCAGAAGGCTCGATAGCTAATGCACGCATAATGGAAGAATGTCTTTCCTTTATATCTAGATATCTAAATGGGATTGAGACCAAGTTCAATCGCATGAGTAGAAATGACATGGATAGGCAAGAATCTCTGTTGTTTAAGTTATCAGTTTTCCAAAAGAAGGGGAATCCACTAGGCAAAAGAACATTTAAGCAATTGAGCTTTTTGGATTGGAAGCAAGCTCAATTGTATGTTCTGATGAATTGTCAAGAAGTACAACCATTTATAGG AGAGTACACCACTATACATGGGCCAAAACCAAGTCTAGTTGATTGGTTTCGATCTCAG ATTTGGAAGCTTTACACGGAGGGGGATCCAAGAGTAACAACTGAGTTACTATCATTGTCACGAGGCCCGAGTAAGAGTGTGAAAAACTATCAAGGATACTATGTAAATGGGTATCGCTTTCACACTAAGAAGCGTCAAAGAAGGCGAAAGACGCAAAATAGTGGAGTAATTGTTAAAGGAGATGCAGAGAGTGGAGAAAAGGACTTCTTCGGGGTTTTGAAAGAAGTCATAGAACTTGAATATGATGCACCAAATAGTGGGGATACAGAACCTATTGTGGTGTTATTTCGATGTGTTTGGTTTGATGTTTATCGGCGAGGGATAAAAAGAGATAAGTTTGGCGGCGTAAGTCTCAATTTCAAAAAGTTCTTAGGGACCAATGAGCCATTTGCTATGGCATCTCAAGTAGGGCAAGTTTATTATGTTAGGGCACATAATGAGCCAGATTGGAGAATTGTTATTAAGACTGTCCCTCGTAATTTCTACAATTTCCCTATTGTTGAGGTAGATGGCTCCGATGATGATCATGACGACGTTGGATTGGACTTTGAAGTACCAAATTCAGTGGAAGGTGATGGAGATGAtggagatgatgatgatgatgatgatgttctCTTACCAAGAAATGATGTTCCTCCAGAGTTGGTGAATGCAAGTGATTTTGAGTTGGAAAATGAGGTTGTGAatgaagaggaagaagaagaagaagatagtGAGCAAGATGAGCAACGTGAGCTAgacgatgaagaagaagaagaagaagaaatccCTGGGGGCTTGTATGACTTGGACAGTGAATAA
- the LOC110797869 gene encoding uncharacterized protein isoform X1: protein MDNDRSWMHIQGLSNRLQPTYRNGVKNFLDFAFKDTIPDTGAKKRCPCMKCRNYIDHNRETMRAHILRVGMEPDYNLWIFHGEEQLDMGNMEMSEEEGDLFDDEDPLVSEEMAALVHDATNVVPENLNDRDEEDKDHPEIPDKFYRLMKDAEEELFSGCKTFSRLEFIVTLLHLKVSGHWHDKSFTLLLSALHKAFNYDPKFPKSSREAQKYTKDLGLNYVKIHACVNHCILYRKEYENADSCPTCEESRWKEGSGEFDDSVTFSESQGTSQRSPRIPRLVLRHFPLVPRLQRLFMSSKIAKHMRWHKDRKRVDKDVLRHPSDSKAWEKLDDSFPDFAADPRNVRLGLSTDGFNPGAHLGTKYSIWPVFLVPYNLPPWMCMTSPYIMLSLLIPGPK from the coding sequence ATGGATAATGATAGGAGTTGGATGCATATACAAGGGTTGAGCAATCGGCTACAACCAACTTATCGAAATGGTGTTAAAAATTTTCTCGATTTTGCTTTCAAAGACACAATCCCTGATACCGGGGCTAAGAAAAGGTGTCCTTGTATGAAGTGTCGAAATTACATCGACCATAATCGAGAGACAATGCGGGCTCATATTTTGCGAGTAGGAATGGAGCCTGACTATAATCTGTGGATATTCCATGGAGAAGAACAACTTGACATGGGAAACATGGAAATGTCCGAGGAGGAAggtgatttgtttgatgatgaaGATCCTCTCGTATCCGAGGAGATGGCTGCTTTGGTGCATGATGCCACAAATGTAGTGCCCGAGAATTTGAATGATAGAGATGAAGAGGATAAAGACCATCCTGAAATTCCTGATAAGTTTTATAGGTTAATGAAAGATGCAGAAGAAGAATTATTCTCGGGTTGTAAAACCTTTTCAAGGTTGGAGTTCATCGTAACTCTCTTACATCTCAAGGTTAGTGGACATTGGCATGATAAGTCCTTTACTTTGCTGCTTAGTGCGTTACATAAGGCCTTCAATTATGATCCTAAATTTCCAAAGAGCTCCCGTGAAGCCCAGAAGTACACAAAAGATCTTGGGTTGAATTATGTGAAGATCCATGCTTGTGTAAATCATTGCATTCTTTATAGAAAGGAGTATGAGAATGCCGATTCATGCCCTACTTGTGAGGAGTCCAGATGGAAAGAAGGTAGTGGTGAATTTGATGATAGTGTCACATTTTCGGAATCTCAAGGGACCTCACAACGGAGTCCTAGAATACCTCGTCTAGTTCTTCGTCATTTTCCTTTAGTCCCTAGGCTTCAAAGGCTTTTTATGTCTTCAAAAATTGCTAAGCACATGAGATGGCATAAGGATAGGAAGCGAGTTGATAAGGACGTATTAAGGCATCCATCTGATTCAAAGGCATGGGAGAAGcttgatgattcatttcctgATTTTGCAGCAGATCCACGTAATGTGAGATTAGGTCTTTCAACTGATGGTTTCAATCCTGGTGCACATTTAGGCACTAAGTACAGTATATGGCCAGTCTTTTTAGTGCCATATAATCTCCCACCATGGATGTGTATGACAAGTCCTTACATCATGCTATCACTCTTAATTCCTGGtccaaagtga